A genome region from Erigeron canadensis isolate Cc75 chromosome 3, C_canadensis_v1, whole genome shotgun sequence includes the following:
- the LOC122592454 gene encoding general transcription factor IIE subunit 2 has product MGSLQDSLDKFKKQQEKCASTLKSIAGSKPPTKPTTNPSHRAVPASTLTKAPVAAVKFSNDTERLQHINNIRKSPVGAQIKRVIDLLFESRQSFTAEQINEASYVDVNGNKAVFESLRKNPKVNYQDKRFSYKSKHSVRNQKELLHLVRAFPEGIAVADLKDAYPTVMEDLQALKAARQIWLLSNFDSQEDIAYPNDPRVPIKVDDELKQLFRAIELPRDMLDIERDLQKNGMKPATNTAKRRVMAQNGNISHQPKQKKKKKTEISKRTKLTNAHLPELFKNLTG; this is encoded by the exons ATGGGATCGTTGCAAGATAGTTTGGATAAGTTTAAGAAGCAACAAGAAAAATGTGCGTCGACGCTTAAGAGCATTGCGGGTTCTAAACCGCCCACTAAACCAACGACAAACCCTTCTCATAGAGCTGTTCCTGCTAGCACGTTGACGAAAGCACCGGTTGCTGCAGTTAAATTCTCTAATGATACAGAGAGGTTGcaacatattaataatatacGGAAGAGCCCTGTTGGAGCTCAGATCAAAAGAGTGATTGATCTTCTGTTTGAG TCAAGGCAGTCCTTCACAGCTGAGCAGATAAATGAAGCAAGTTATGTTGATGTCAACGGCAATAAGGCCGTGTTCGAGAGTTTGAGAAAGAACCCAAAAGTTAATTATCAGGATAAACGCTTCTCTTACAAG TCGAAGCATAGTGTGAGAAACCAAAAGGAACTTCTCCATTTAGTACGGGCATTTCCTGAGGGTATTGCTGTTGCTGATCTTAAGGATGCCTACCCAACTGTCATGGAAGATTTACAG GCACTGAAAGCTGCTCGGCAAATATGGCTTCTGTCAAATTTCGACTCTCAGGAAGATATAGCCTACCCAAACGATCCTAGAGTCCCTATCAAGGTTGATGATGAATTAAAACAACTATTTAGGGCAATTGAATTGCCACGAGACATGCTGGATATTGAGCGGGACTTGCAGAAAAATGGGATGAAGCCTGCCACAAACACCGCTAAAAGGAGAGTAATGGCTCAGAATGGTAATATATCACATCAGCcaaaacagaagaagaagaagaagactgagATTAGTAAAAGGACAAAGCTCACTAATGCTCATCTTCCCGAGCTCTTCAAAAACCTTACTGGCTGA
- the LOC122592758 gene encoding protein EXECUTER 1, chloroplastic-like has protein sequence MTSIIPTPAFTSYTNSPRHKFVTIKTNRLNHKPSSPILFPFSISNSKVSTSSLICSCNINNNDNNEEVKGYKKYVKNAIKWFNNYMTGDKKIHMNNDDKNKDDVIKDSGDVTVDSEWDWERWKKHFVQVDQQERLLSVLKSHLKRAISKEDYEDAARIKVAIAAAANNDTVGRVMSHLRKAIEEERYMDAAFVRDYAGAALVGWWAGLSDDNKDPYGRIIRVSAEHGRYLARSYSPRQLATASDGAPLFEVFLTMNDNGEYKYQAVYLKRPEVPQDLPAVSSKSSPLISSTKLPEIVVKDIEDKDNDYEMDDDDDGDDDDDDMAEESAFENILRDMIPGAKELKVEVLNVTKPEKIDRNLINKVVEEIADEEDEKEKDTDSEDLDGTNVEQDDIDVDSDSSVVDSEGKSQIAVKIIVGGLVQKVSNGTTRKQLIRVPAKLEKRSRSSFTFSIENEKQLVSSRNAQSIKKKDTRIRGNRSTESVMFDLAKSIGKGKIPMKVLKDVGHMINLTLNQAKNRQPLSGSTTFNRIDLPKTSDPLNGLYVGAHGLYTSEVIHLKRKFGQWQEDGGMKEPSALEFYEYVEAVKLTGDPYVPAGQVAFRAKVGTQYQLPHKGIIPEEFGVIARYRGQGRLAEPGFENPRWVDGELVVLDGKYIKAGPVVGFVYWAPEYQFLVFFNQLRLQN, from the exons ATGACGTCAATAATTCCAACACCTGCCTTCACTTCCTACACAAACAGCCCCCGTCACAAATTCGTCACCATCAAAACAAACCGATTAAACCACAAACCTTCATCACCAATTCTATTtccattttcaatttcaaattctAAGGTCTCCACTTCTTCATTAATATGCTCttgtaatattaataataatgataataatgaagAAGTAAAAGGATATAAAAAGTATGTTAAAAATGCTATTAAATGGTTTAATAATTATATGACTGGAGAtaaaaaaattcacatgaatAATGACGATAAGAATAAGGATGACGTAATCAAGGATAGTGGTGACGTCACTGTGGATAGTGAGTGGGACTGGGAAAGATGGAAGAAGCATTTTGTTCAAGTTGATCAACAGGAACGTCTCCTTTCTGTCCTCAAG TCACATCTAAAGCGAGCCATATCGAAAGAGGATTATGAAGATGCTGCTAGGATTAAGGTGGCGATTGCGGCAGCTGCTAATAATGATACTGTTGGCAGAGTGATGTCCCACCTGAGG AAAGCCATAGAGGAGGAGCGTTACATGGATGCAGCTTTTGTACGGGATTATGCAGGTGCAGCTTTG GTGGGATGGTGGGCTGGACTTTCAGATGATAACAAAGATCCATATGGTCGTATTATTCGTGTAAGTGCCGAGCATGGAAGGTACCTGGCAAGAAGTTACAGTCCTAG GCAGCTTGCTACGGCTTCAGATGGTGCTCCTTTGTTTGAAGTTTTTCTAACAATGAACGATAACGGAGAATACAAATATCAg GCTGTATACTTGAAGCGCCCTGAGGTTCCCCAAGATTTACCAGCTGTATCTTCCAAGTCGTCACCTCTCATTAGTAGCACGAAACTCCCAGAAATAGTTGTTAAGGATATTGAAGATAAAGATAATGACTATGaaatggatgatgatgatgatggtgatgatgatgatgatgatatggcTGAGGAATCTGCTTTTGAGAATATTCTGCGAGATATGATTCCTGGTgcaaaagagttaaaagttgaaGTCTTGAATGTGACAAAACCAGAAAAAATAGATCGAAATCTGATAAATAAGGTAGTTGAAGAAATAGcggatgaagaagatgaaaaagagAAGGATACCGATTCAGAAGACTTGGATGGAACTAATGTAGAACAAGATGATATTGATGTTGATTCTGATAGTTCAGTAGTTGACAGTGAAGGGAAAAGTCAAATTGCAGTGAAGATTATAGTTGGTGGCTTGGTACAAAAAGTTTCCAATGGCACAACACGTAAACAATTAATTCGTGTTCCAGCCAAGCTGGAGAAAAGAAGCCGCTCGTCATTTACTTTCTCAATAGAGAATGAAAAGCAACTGGTTTCCTCCAGAAATGCACAATCTATAAAGAAGAAAGACACTAGAATTCGAGGTAACCGTAGCACAGAGAGTGTCATGTTTGATCTTGCTAAGTCCATTGGGAAAGGGAAGATACCCATGAAG GTGCTCAAGGATGTTGGTCATATGATTAATCTTACCCTTAATCAGGCTAAGAATCGTCAACCCTTATCTGGATCTACAACCTTTAACCGAATTGATCTTCCGAAGACTAGTGACCCGTTAAATG GATTATATGTCGGTGCACATGGGCTTTACACTTCAGAGGTCATTCATCTAAAGCGAAAATTTGGCCAGTGGCAAGAAGATGGTGGCATGAAGGAGCCTTCAGCTCTTGAATTCTACGAGTATGTAGAAGCAGTGAAGTTAACAGGGGACCCTTATGTGCCAGCTGGACAG GTAGCATTTCGTGCAAAAGTTGGAACACAGTATCAACTTCCTCATAAGGGGATCATTCCAGAAGAATTTGGAGTG ATTGCTCGATATAGAGGACAAGGGAGGCTGGCAGAGCCAGGTTTTGAAAATCCTCGATGGGTGGATGGTGAACTTGTTGTTCTAGATGGAAAG TACATCAAAGCAGGTCCTGTTGTGGGATTTGTATATTGGGCCCCTGAATATCAATTCTTAGTGTTCTTTAATCAGTTAAGACTGCAGAACTAG
- the LOC122593500 gene encoding probable small nuclear ribonucleoprotein F yields MATVPVNPKPFLNNLTGKPVIVKLKWGMEYKGFLVSVDSYMNLQLANSEEYIDGQLSGNLGEILIRCNNVLYLRGVPEDEEIEEADRD; encoded by the exons ATGGCC ACTGTACCGGTTAACCCGAAACCGTTCTTGAACAACTTGACTGGAAAGCCTGTGATTGTGAAGCTCAAGTGGGGTATGGAGTACAAAGGTTTTCTTGTCTCTGTTGATTCATACATGAACTTGCAG TTGGCAAACTCTGAAGAATACATTGATGGGCAGTTGAGTGGAAACCTTGGAGAGATTCTAATCAG GTGTAATAATGTTCTCTATCTGCGAGGTGTACCAGAGGATGAAGAAATAGAAGAGGCAGATCGTGACTAG
- the LOC122593365 gene encoding magnesium-dependent phosphatase 1, which translates to MGDEKVKNEAMEIMGLFQVLPRLVVFDLDYTLWPFYCECRSKRETPSMYPHAKGILHALKDKGVGMAIASRSPTRDIAETFIDKLGIKPMFVAQEIFSSWSHKTEHFKKIHQKTQVPYESMLFFDDEDRNIGPVSNLGVTAILVNNGVTLGAFRQGLTQFSQGPSSSKRGKKK; encoded by the exons ATGGGAGACGAGAAGGTGAAGAACGAGGCAATGGAAATAATGGGTTTATTTCAAGTCTTGCCTCGTTTAGTCGTCTTTGATCTCGATTACACTCTCTGGCCTTTCTACTG CGAATGTCGATCCAAGCGTGAGACACCATCTATGTATCCGCATGCTAAAGGCATCTTACATGCGTTAAAGGATAAAGGAGTTGGCATGGCTATTGCTTCCAGATCACCAACCAGAGACATTGCAGAAACTTTCATTGACAAGTTGGGCATAAAGCCGATGTTTGTAGCCCAG GAGATCTTTTCCAGTTGGAGTCACAAAACAGAACATTTCAAGAAAATCCATCAAAAGACTCAGGTGCCATATGAATCGATGCTTTTCTTTGATGATGAAGATCGTAATATAGGACCG GTTTCGAACCTGGGAGTGACAGCCATTTTGGTCAACAATGGGGTCACTCTTGGAGCCTTTCGGCAAGGGCTTACACAATTTTCTCAAGGTCCAAGTTCATCAAAGAGGGGTAagaaaaagtaa
- the LOC122593435 gene encoding costars family protein-like: MNVEEEVEKLKVEIHRLGTKQPDGSYKVTFGVLFHDDRCANIFEALVGTLRAAKRRKLLTYDGELLLQGVHDNVEIVLKAPPPEAVA; encoded by the exons ATGaatgttgaagaagaagttgaaaaaCTAAAAGTTGAGATCCATCGACTTGGCACTAAGCAACCAGATGGTTCTTACAAG GTGACATTCGGTGTGCTTTTCCACGATGATAGATGTGCAAACATATTTGAAGCGCTGGTTGGGACACTGAGGGCGGCCAAGAGGCGCAAGCTTCTAACATATGATGGTGAATTGCTGCTTCAAGGTGTTCATGACAATGTTGAAATTGTACTAAAAGCACCTCCTCCAGAAGCTGTAGCATGA